A window of the Dongshaea marina genome harbors these coding sequences:
- a CDS encoding alpha/beta fold hydrolase: MQLSYRILGQGQPILLLHGLFGDRGNLNVIAKHLEPDMQVISVDLRNHGDSPHSDTHDYPSMAQDILKLLETLELNQCHLLGHSMGGKVAMQLALIAPERILSLMVADMAPVPYTEDRHSAVFKALKQVEQARVSSRQQAEQLLSTQLDCPATRQFLLKSLTLKSGYGQWKFNRAALEANYQNIMDWPSQDSQYPGPTLFIKGGESDYIQAAHQQAIAGLFPNAQAKVILGTGHWLHAEKPRLFNRTISEFLCSAVNSQTGTMI; this comes from the coding sequence ATGCAACTTTCTTATCGGATCCTGGGACAAGGCCAGCCGATCCTGTTACTCCATGGACTATTTGGCGATCGAGGCAATCTCAACGTAATCGCAAAACATCTTGAGCCCGATATGCAGGTGATCTCGGTCGATCTCAGAAACCATGGTGACTCCCCCCATAGTGATACCCACGACTATCCGTCGATGGCCCAGGACATCCTCAAACTTCTCGAAACACTAGAGCTCAATCAATGCCACCTGCTTGGCCACTCGATGGGAGGCAAGGTTGCGATGCAGCTTGCCCTCATCGCACCTGAGAGGATCCTAAGCCTGATGGTGGCAGACATGGCCCCGGTTCCCTACACAGAAGATCGCCATAGCGCCGTCTTTAAAGCACTCAAACAGGTCGAACAGGCCCGGGTATCCAGTCGTCAGCAGGCCGAACAGCTTCTCTCGACCCAACTCGACTGCCCCGCTACCCGGCAGTTTTTATTAAAATCCCTAACTCTGAAAAGTGGCTACGGCCAGTGGAAGTTCAACCGCGCCGCTCTTGAGGCTAACTATCAAAACATCATGGACTGGCCGTCACAGGATAGCCAATATCCCGGACCAACCCTGTTTATCAAGGGAGGAGAGTCAGACTACATCCAGGCCGCCCATCAGCAAGCCATTGCCGGGCTGTTTCCGAACGCCCAAGCCAAAGTAATCCTGGGTACCGGCCACTGGTTACACGCAGAAAAACCCAGGTTATTTAACCGGACAATCAGCGAGTTCCTCTGCAGCGCGGTTAACAGTCAAACGGGAACTATGATATAG
- the seqA gene encoding replication initiation negative regulator SeqA, which translates to MKTIEVDDELYFYIASQTRHIGESASDILRRLLQAQAPVAATTHAGSLAPQGAESGEQAMAHLPSTGELLASIDTQSEETSIARFMRILSCLYQDQQQAFIRAADIRGRKRVYFSRSQEELLATGKTTKPRPIPQTPYWVITNTNTSRKRNILIQLMENMGYNKSLIQAVCDRI; encoded by the coding sequence ATGAAAACTATTGAGGTCGATGACGAACTGTATTTTTACATAGCCAGTCAGACCCGTCATATCGGAGAAAGTGCATCCGACATCTTGCGCCGTTTGCTGCAGGCTCAGGCTCCGGTGGCGGCAACCACTCATGCCGGATCGCTAGCTCCGCAGGGTGCAGAGTCGGGTGAGCAGGCTATGGCACACCTTCCCTCGACGGGGGAGTTGTTAGCGAGTATTGATACCCAGAGTGAAGAGACATCGATCGCACGCTTTATGCGGATCCTAAGTTGTCTCTACCAGGATCAACAGCAGGCGTTTATCCGCGCTGCGGATATCCGGGGCCGTAAACGTGTCTATTTTTCCAGGAGCCAGGAGGAACTGTTGGCGACCGGAAAAACCACTAAGCCACGACCGATCCCGCAAACCCCTTACTGGGTGATCACCAACACCAACACGAGCCGGAAACGAAATATACTGATTCAGCTGATGGAGAATATGGGATACAACAAATCTCTGATCCAGGCTGTTTGCGACAGAATTTAG
- the pgm gene encoding phosphoglucomutase (alpha-D-glucose-1,6-bisphosphate-dependent), translating to MAQHPRAGQRAQVEDLTNIPRLVAAYYYNQPDASQAEQKVAFGTSGHRGNSFAKSFNEAHIQAVSQAVAEYRASEGIEGPLYIGMDTHALSEAAFVTAVEVFAANGVKVRIQKGHGYTPTPVISHAILTHNRNGAADKADGIVITPSHNPPQDGGYKYNPPHGGPAEGEITKLVENRANALLADGLSGVKRLPYEEALASEWVEEYDYVTPYVNDLEQVIDFDAIRKANIHLGVDPLGGSGIAYWDVIGKRYGLNLDVVNYQVDPSFSFMTLDKDGKIRMDCSSPYAMASLIELKDKFDIAIGNDPDYDRHGIVTKQGLMNPNHYLAVAIHYLFTHRKGWSADAAVGKTLVSSSMIDRVAKSIGRELKEVPVGFKWFVDGLLDGSFGFGGEESAGASFLRKDGTVWTTDKDGIILGLLAAEILAVTGKDPQQYYEELQQQFGSPVYRRIDAPANTEQKAVLAALSPQMVEAKTLAGEPIVEKLTKASGNGAAIGGLKVVTENGWFAARPSGTESIYKIYMESFLGEDHLEQIQAEAQQIVSDTLAKAGV from the coding sequence ATGGCACAACATCCACGTGCTGGGCAGCGCGCCCAGGTAGAAGATCTGACCAACATCCCAAGACTGGTTGCCGCCTATTACTATAATCAGCCCGATGCATCACAGGCTGAGCAAAAGGTAGCCTTTGGAACCTCTGGCCATCGCGGCAACTCATTTGCGAAATCCTTTAACGAAGCTCATATCCAGGCGGTCTCACAGGCGGTTGCAGAGTATCGCGCCTCAGAAGGAATTGAGGGACCCCTGTATATCGGCATGGATACTCATGCCCTGTCAGAGGCGGCTTTCGTCACTGCGGTTGAGGTCTTTGCAGCCAATGGCGTGAAGGTGCGGATCCAAAAGGGTCATGGCTATACCCCAACCCCGGTGATCTCTCATGCGATTTTGACCCATAACCGTAACGGGGCTGCCGATAAGGCCGATGGCATTGTGATCACTCCTTCTCACAATCCACCTCAGGATGGCGGCTATAAATATAATCCACCACACGGTGGCCCGGCCGAGGGTGAGATCACCAAACTGGTCGAGAACCGTGCCAATGCGCTGCTGGCAGATGGACTCAGCGGTGTGAAGCGGCTGCCTTATGAGGAGGCGCTGGCTTCTGAGTGGGTTGAAGAGTATGACTATGTCACCCCTTATGTGAATGACCTGGAGCAGGTGATCGATTTTGATGCGATCCGTAAGGCCAACATCCATCTGGGTGTTGATCCTCTGGGTGGCTCGGGCATTGCTTACTGGGATGTGATCGGCAAGCGTTATGGTCTGAATCTGGATGTGGTGAACTACCAGGTGGATCCATCCTTCTCCTTCATGACCCTGGATAAGGATGGTAAAATTCGCATGGACTGCTCCAGTCCCTATGCGATGGCCTCACTCATCGAACTCAAAGATAAGTTTGATATCGCGATCGGTAATGACCCTGACTACGATCGTCACGGCATAGTGACCAAGCAGGGCCTGATGAATCCGAATCACTACCTGGCGGTGGCGATCCATTACCTGTTCACCCACCGTAAAGGCTGGTCTGCCGATGCGGCCGTGGGTAAGACCCTGGTCTCTTCTTCAATGATTGACCGGGTGGCGAAATCGATCGGCCGTGAGCTCAAAGAGGTACCGGTAGGCTTTAAGTGGTTTGTGGATGGCCTGCTGGATGGAAGCTTTGGCTTTGGCGGTGAAGAGAGCGCCGGTGCCTCATTCCTGCGCAAGGATGGTACTGTCTGGACCACCGACAAGGATGGGATCATCCTGGGGCTGTTGGCAGCCGAGATCCTGGCGGTGACCGGTAAGGATCCACAGCAGTATTATGAGGAGCTGCAGCAGCAGTTTGGTTCACCTGTCTATCGCCGTATCGATGCTCCTGCCAATACCGAGCAGAAGGCGGTTCTGGCGGCGCTGAGCCCACAAATGGTTGAGGCTAAGACCCTGGCCGGAGAGCCGATTGTCGAGAAGCTGACCAAGGCATCGGGTAATGGTGCTGCCATCGGTGGCCTGAAAGTAGTAACCGAAAATGGCTGGTTTGCGGCGCGCCCATCGGGGACTGAGTCCATCTATAAGATCTACATGGAGAGCTTCCTGGGTGAAGATCATCTGGAGCAGATCCAGGCTGAAGCCCAGCAGATTGTCTCGGATACCCTGGCCAAAGCCGGCGTGTAG
- a CDS encoding substrate-binding periplasmic protein produces MKVNLNRSRQQHPGSKIIGTMLVMSLLLYAGQLNATSTIGSALWATPEWQGYTDKDGSGLYNQMLEAIYAPQNIRIKRSYVPWNRALRLVQSGQADMTGAELKAPGYLYSRHPIIENIEVIWFKKSTLPNWQGLESLKGLSGRWILGYTQHMEKDLVRYLRGQPTKSRIKAAMLVTKDRADYYLDNVIQMQQTLDAIKPVPDPSLYRKQVIKYDRLYWLFANTARGKALRAIFDRRFEHLYCSGKLRELYQRWQMIIQYPRLEIDCAVHLSAPSDTKSGSEHSP; encoded by the coding sequence ATGAAGGTCAACCTAAACAGGAGCCGCCAGCAGCACCCGGGGAGCAAAATTATTGGCACAATGCTGGTGATGTCGCTTCTGCTCTATGCTGGTCAGCTAAACGCAACCAGTACGATCGGCTCTGCGCTCTGGGCCACCCCGGAATGGCAAGGCTATACCGATAAAGATGGCAGCGGCCTGTATAACCAGATGCTGGAGGCCATCTATGCTCCACAAAATATCCGGATCAAGCGCAGCTACGTCCCCTGGAACCGGGCCCTGAGATTAGTTCAGTCCGGACAGGCAGATATGACAGGGGCTGAGCTCAAGGCTCCCGGCTACCTCTACTCAAGGCATCCCATCATCGAAAACATTGAGGTGATCTGGTTCAAAAAGAGCACCCTCCCCAACTGGCAGGGTCTTGAGAGCCTCAAGGGGCTATCCGGCCGCTGGATCCTGGGCTATACCCAGCACATGGAAAAAGATCTGGTTCGCTATCTCAGAGGGCAACCAACCAAGTCCCGCATCAAGGCCGCAATGCTGGTGACCAAGGATCGGGCCGACTACTACCTGGATAATGTGATTCAGATGCAGCAGACCCTGGATGCAATAAAGCCTGTCCCGGATCCCTCCCTGTATCGCAAGCAGGTCATCAAATATGACCGCCTATACTGGTTGTTTGCTAACACCGCCCGGGGCAAAGCTCTCAGGGCGATATTTGACCGGCGATTCGAGCATCTCTATTGCTCCGGAAAGCTGCGCGAGCTGTACCAGCGCTGGCAGATGATTATCCAGTACCCAAGGCTGGAGATCGACTGCGCTGTTCACCTGAGCGCACCTTCAGACACAAAGAGCGGCTCTGAGCACTCCCCATAA
- a CDS encoding GlgC family sugar phosphate nucleotidyltransferase, with protein MDSYVCGGCITSGGLVRRSILGPRCMIHSYSLVEDSILAEGVVIGRAAKIRRAIINEGVIIEDGDCIGYNHDDDRSNGYTVTESGIVVVSN; from the coding sequence CTGGACTCCTATGTATGCGGAGGCTGTATCACCAGTGGTGGCCTGGTGCGCCGCTCCATCCTCGGACCCCGCTGCATGATCCACAGCTATAGCCTGGTGGAGGACTCGATTCTTGCCGAAGGAGTCGTCATCGGCCGGGCCGCCAAAATCAGGCGGGCAATCATTAACGAGGGAGTGATTATCGAAGATGGGGACTGCATCGGCTACAACCATGATGATGACCGGAGCAATGGCTATACAGTCACCGAATCCGGGATCGTGGTCGTCAGCAACTGA
- a CDS encoding sugar phosphate nucleotidyltransferase, with product MTNKPAVPKKTIGMVLAGGKGSRLIPLTRNKSKPCVAFGGQYKIIDFVLSNFFNSGIKNVYILTQYHSYTLNKHIRDSWGRRTGMDEFFDAISPETSSESEAWFQGTADAINHYLRFIETSDADYVAIFGGDHIYKMDIRQMIDAHTRSQADISIAALEVGIEEASRFGILSVDNMSRVTAFSEKPQNPATIPGRATCLASMGNYIFSREKLISILKEGKQHHKDLDFGMHVIPMMLRQSDRIFAYNFNDNLIPGCTPRSGVTGKMWAPLTPTMMPTWISSISPLTSISTITSGPSIQDLVMTRRPKPFLMTITAAVRIWTPMYAEAVSPVVAWCAAPSSDPAA from the coding sequence ATGACCAACAAGCCCGCGGTTCCAAAAAAAACAATAGGCATGGTTCTCGCCGGTGGAAAAGGCTCACGCCTTATTCCCCTGACCCGCAATAAATCAAAGCCCTGCGTAGCGTTTGGCGGTCAGTACAAGATCATCGATTTCGTGCTTAGCAACTTCTTTAACTCGGGGATCAAGAATGTCTATATCCTGACCCAATATCACTCCTATACCCTGAATAAGCATATCCGCGACTCCTGGGGGCGAAGAACCGGCATGGACGAATTTTTCGATGCCATCTCTCCCGAAACCAGCAGTGAGAGTGAGGCCTGGTTTCAGGGCACCGCAGATGCGATAAACCACTATCTGAGGTTTATCGAAACCTCAGATGCCGATTACGTTGCCATTTTCGGGGGCGATCATATCTATAAGATGGATATCCGCCAGATGATCGATGCCCACACCCGCTCTCAGGCGGATATCAGCATCGCGGCGCTCGAAGTGGGTATCGAAGAAGCCAGCCGCTTCGGGATCCTGTCCGTCGATAACATGTCCAGAGTCACCGCCTTTAGCGAAAAGCCGCAAAACCCCGCCACCATTCCGGGCCGGGCCACCTGCCTTGCATCCATGGGCAACTATATTTTCTCCCGTGAAAAATTGATCTCCATCCTCAAGGAGGGCAAGCAGCACCACAAGGATCTGGATTTTGGTATGCATGTGATCCCCATGATGCTACGCCAGAGTGATCGGATCTTTGCCTATAACTTTAATGACAACCTGATCCCGGGATGCACCCCGAGGAGCGGGGTTACTGGAAAGATGTGGGCACCATTGACTCCTACTATGATGCCAACATGGATCTCATCGATATCTCCCCTCACCTCAATCTCTACAATTACCAGTGGCCCATCTATTCAGGATTTAGTAATGACCCGCCGGCCAAAACCGTTTTTGATGACGATCACCGCCGCGGTCAGAATCTGGACTCCTATGTATGCGGAGGCTGTATCACCAGTGGTGGCCTGGTGCGCCGCTCCATCCTCGGACCCCGCTGCATGA
- a CDS encoding glycogen/starch/alpha-glucan phosphorylase: MRYEETQRHQDPLYSLTKDELKASIVRHLHSSLGTSINKADKNAWWRATCIAINELVFERLTNTQETHYKEDTRAIHYLSMEFLMGRLLENNLHNLFLFETCEEAISELGFDLRDLCEQEPDMALGNGGLGRLAACFLDSLATLNYPAVGYGIHYEHGLFRQEIHDCHQIERPDDWCEYGNPLKICRPESVQEIPLEGYVETVYDEDGSIRKIWHAGKMIKGVPWDIPVVGYGGNTVSILRLWESRSSGYFDWDVFNAGGYVDAQQEETEAETISKVLYPNDETEAGKMLRLVQQYFFCSCSIRDIMRRYKRTHDDFSEFAQQIVIQLNDTHPAVAVPELMRLLVDKERLPWNDAFTLCRQVFCYTNHTLLPEALEKWPEYMFERLLPRHLEIIHEINQYFLDNEVEKKWPHCNEMKRRLSIIEEGDERMVRMAHLCVVSSAKVNGVAEIHSKLVKAELFPEFDALYPDKLCNVTNGITPRRWLLSCNPALAELFTQEVGDDWPVNLDKLKEIAPKAGDADLQKRFMDIKRSNKERLAKVILEETGVTVSPDAIFDIQIKRLHEYKRQHLNLLHIMALYRRLLADPDYEMHPRVFLFGAKAAPSYSLAKNIIYAINRVAERVNNDKRIKDKLKVVFLPNYRVTLAEKMIPAADVSEQISTAGKEASGTGNMKLALNGAVTVGTLDGANIEIAEEVGDDNIFIFGLTVDEVRALKAKGYHPQDYYYANSELKAVIDWLDSDFFTPGHPGELSPIKQSLLDGGDPYLVLADFESYCKAQTALDKAYRDPKRWAKMAIINATSVGKFNSDRSIEDYVNYIWSLEACHVV, from the coding sequence ATGCGTTATGAAGAAACACAACGTCACCAAGATCCCCTCTACTCACTGACAAAAGATGAACTCAAAGCCTCCATTGTTCGCCACCTCCACTCCTCACTAGGCACCAGCATCAACAAGGCTGATAAGAATGCCTGGTGGCGTGCAACCTGTATCGCTATTAATGAGCTCGTCTTCGAAAGACTGACCAATACCCAGGAGACCCACTATAAAGAGGACACCCGGGCCATCCACTATCTGTCGATGGAATTTTTGATGGGTCGTCTTTTGGAAAATAACCTGCACAACCTGTTTTTGTTCGAGACCTGTGAAGAAGCGATTTCTGAGCTGGGCTTTGATCTACGCGATCTCTGTGAACAGGAGCCGGATATGGCGCTGGGTAACGGAGGCCTGGGCCGCCTGGCCGCCTGCTTCCTCGACTCTCTTGCCACCCTTAACTACCCGGCCGTCGGCTACGGTATTCACTATGAGCATGGTCTGTTCCGCCAGGAGATCCATGACTGCCATCAGATTGAGCGTCCCGATGACTGGTGTGAATACGGTAACCCACTGAAAATCTGCCGACCCGAATCGGTTCAGGAGATCCCGCTAGAAGGTTATGTCGAAACCGTCTACGACGAAGATGGCTCAATTCGTAAGATCTGGCACGCCGGTAAGATGATCAAGGGCGTCCCCTGGGATATCCCTGTGGTCGGCTACGGCGGTAATACCGTGAGTATCCTGCGTCTTTGGGAGTCCCGCTCCTCTGGTTATTTTGACTGGGACGTCTTTAATGCCGGTGGTTATGTGGATGCCCAGCAGGAAGAGACCGAAGCGGAAACCATCTCCAAGGTACTCTACCCTAACGATGAAACCGAAGCAGGTAAGATGCTACGCCTGGTTCAGCAGTACTTCTTCTGCTCCTGCTCAATTCGCGACATCATGCGCCGCTATAAGCGCACCCATGATGACTTCAGCGAATTTGCCCAGCAGATCGTGATCCAGCTGAACGATACTCACCCGGCCGTTGCCGTGCCCGAGCTGATGCGCCTTCTGGTCGATAAGGAGCGCCTGCCCTGGAATGATGCCTTCACCCTGTGTCGTCAGGTGTTCTGCTATACCAACCATACTCTGCTCCCTGAGGCTCTGGAGAAGTGGCCTGAGTATATGTTTGAGCGTCTGCTGCCACGCCACCTGGAGATTATTCACGAGATCAACCAGTACTTCCTGGATAACGAAGTCGAGAAAAAGTGGCCACACTGTAATGAGATGAAGCGCCGCCTCTCCATCATCGAAGAGGGTGACGAGCGGATGGTGCGGATGGCACACCTGTGCGTGGTTTCTTCCGCCAAGGTCAACGGGGTTGCCGAGATCCACTCCAAGCTGGTCAAGGCGGAGCTGTTCCCCGAGTTTGATGCCCTGTATCCGGATAAGCTGTGTAATGTAACCAACGGAATCACCCCTCGACGCTGGCTGCTCTCCTGTAACCCGGCTCTGGCCGAGCTCTTTACCCAGGAGGTGGGTGATGACTGGCCGGTCAACCTGGATAAGCTCAAGGAGATAGCTCCCAAAGCTGGTGATGCGGACCTGCAAAAACGCTTTATGGACATCAAGCGCAGCAACAAAGAGCGTCTGGCAAAGGTGATCCTCGAGGAGACAGGCGTCACCGTGAGCCCGGATGCGATCTTCGATATCCAGATCAAGCGACTCCATGAGTACAAGCGACAGCACCTCAACCTGTTGCATATCATGGCGCTGTATCGTCGCCTGCTGGCGGATCCCGATTATGAGATGCATCCAAGGGTGTTCCTGTTTGGTGCTAAGGCGGCTCCAAGCTACTCCCTGGCCAAGAACATCATCTATGCCATCAATCGGGTTGCCGAGCGGGTTAACAACGACAAGCGGATCAAAGATAAGCTGAAAGTTGTGTTCCTGCCCAACTACCGCGTCACCCTGGCTGAGAAGATGATCCCGGCCGCCGATGTCTCAGAGCAGATCTCGACCGCAGGTAAGGAGGCATCCGGAACCGGTAACATGAAACTGGCCCTCAACGGTGCGGTCACCGTGGGTACCCTGGATGGAGCGAACATTGAGATCGCCGAAGAGGTGGGCGATGACAACATCTTCATCTTCGGCCTGACGGTGGATGAGGTCCGGGCCCTGAAGGCCAAGGGTTACCACCCTCAGGATTACTACTACGCGAATAGTGAGCTCAAGGCGGTCATCGACTGGCTGGATAGTGACTTCTTCACTCCGGGTCATCCGGGAGAGCTCTCCCCCATCAAGCAAAGCCTGCTCGATGGCGGCGACCCCTACCTGGTTCTGGCGGACTTTGAGAGCTACTGTAAGGCACAGACCGCTCTGGATAAGGCGTACCGGGATCCGAAGCGCTGGGCGAAGATGGCGATCATCAACGCCACCAGCGTCGGTAAGTTTAACTCGGATCGCTCCATTGAAGACTATGTGAACTACATCTGGAGCCTGGAAGCCTGCCATGTAGTTTAA
- a CDS encoding DUF1107 family protein produces the protein MKIFQSYRPLQIAKYVKGFFKGRIYIHGRGSYEFCLGHLVMAPGSGILHKRTVSEVNGLIDQL, from the coding sequence ATGAAGATTTTTCAAAGCTATCGTCCTCTTCAGATAGCAAAGTATGTGAAGGGATTCTTTAAGGGGCGTATCTATATCCATGGAAGAGGAAGCTATGAATTTTGTCTGGGGCATCTGGTGATGGCTCCTGGCTCTGGTATCCTGCATAAGCGAACGGTCAGTGAGGTCAACGGATTGATTGATCAACTGTAA
- a CDS encoding APC family permease, with amino-acid sequence MKLRRSISNKGLLMTSLGAMIGSGWLFGAMYAAQLAGPAAIISWVIGGILLIIIGLNYAELATALPLTGGIVRFTHITHGSVVSFIATWLAWLSCVATAPTEAQAMLQYASHYLPWTLYYHQGTSPLLTHTGWALAVLLVFLFSIINIYAIRLVTRFNSLITYWKLLIPLLVLVVIFFSDFHPQNFSQYHGFAPHGLHGVLWAIPAAGIIFSFLGFRECISLAGETKNPARAIPLALIGSVTICTLLYVALQIVFVGALGRQDLSHGWNALSLGMQTGPLASIALALGITWMVKLIYIDAIISPAGTGVIYTTTTARLNYGVSANRYMPQLMMRLNRQGLPFTRF; translated from the coding sequence ATGAAGTTAAGAAGAAGCATTAGTAACAAGGGACTATTGATGACCTCACTTGGGGCTATGATAGGTTCGGGATGGCTGTTCGGCGCTATGTATGCTGCACAGCTGGCGGGTCCCGCAGCGATCATCTCCTGGGTCATTGGTGGTATCCTTCTCATCATTATCGGCCTTAACTATGCGGAGTTGGCCACCGCGCTTCCTTTGACCGGTGGGATCGTACGCTTCACCCACATTACTCACGGCAGTGTTGTCAGTTTTATCGCAACCTGGCTGGCCTGGCTCTCCTGTGTGGCAACTGCTCCGACCGAAGCTCAGGCCATGCTACAGTATGCCAGCCATTATCTGCCCTGGACCCTCTATTATCACCAGGGAACCAGCCCGCTTCTGACCCATACGGGGTGGGCTTTGGCCGTGCTGCTGGTATTTCTATTCTCGATCATCAATATCTACGCAATTCGTCTGGTGACCCGGTTCAACTCTTTGATCACTTACTGGAAGCTGCTTATTCCACTGCTGGTGTTGGTGGTGATTTTTTTCAGTGACTTTCATCCACAAAACTTCTCTCAATATCATGGGTTTGCTCCCCATGGCCTGCATGGTGTGTTGTGGGCGATCCCTGCCGCCGGGATCATCTTTTCATTTCTCGGATTTCGCGAATGCATCTCATTGGCCGGGGAGACCAAGAATCCTGCCCGGGCTATTCCACTGGCATTGATCGGCTCGGTGACCATCTGCACCCTGCTTTATGTGGCGTTGCAGATCGTCTTCGTCGGGGCGCTTGGACGTCAGGACCTGAGTCATGGCTGGAATGCCCTGAGTCTGGGCATGCAGACCGGTCCCCTGGCGAGCATCGCATTGGCATTGGGGATCACCTGGATGGTGAAGCTAATCTATATTGATGCCATCATCTCACCGGCCGGGACCGGGGTGATCTATACCACCACCACGGCGCGTCTCAACTATGGCGTGAGTGCAAATCGTTATATGCCACAGCTGATGATGAGGCTGAATCGTCAGGGGCTCCCATTTACGCGATTTTAG
- a CDS encoding APC family permease, which yields MLTPLPTWQALVAFQSSAIVLSYGLGPICLLALRKQAPELHRPFILPGSRLFSALTFCVCTLIAYWTGWGTIHQIVFAILAGLVLMLMYRGLTQRGKSYALEFTAALWLIPYILGLSLISYLGSFGGGLNLLPFGWDFVVIVLFSLGIFWLACRAALPKEKARQAIYEDPEYQLHAESLASTH from the coding sequence TTGTTAACTCCGCTGCCGACCTGGCAGGCATTGGTTGCGTTTCAATCATCCGCCATTGTGCTTTCTTATGGATTGGGACCCATCTGCTTGCTGGCGCTGCGTAAACAGGCGCCGGAGCTGCATCGTCCCTTTATTTTGCCCGGTAGTCGTCTGTTTAGCGCTCTGACTTTCTGTGTCTGTACCCTGATCGCTTACTGGACCGGCTGGGGGACGATTCATCAGATCGTCTTTGCGATCCTGGCTGGGCTGGTACTGATGTTGATGTACAGGGGGCTGACTCAGCGAGGGAAGAGCTATGCGCTCGAGTTCACAGCGGCCCTATGGTTGATCCCCTATATTCTGGGTCTGAGCCTTATCTCCTATTTGGGAAGCTTTGGCGGTGGCCTGAACCTACTTCCCTTTGGCTGGGACTTTGTGGTGATTGTGTTGTTTAGCCTGGGGATCTTCTGGTTGGCTTGCCGTGCAGCCTTGCCAAAAGAGAAGGCGCGACAGGCAATTTACGAGGATCCTGAATACCAGCTTCATGCCGAGAGCCTGGCCAGTACCCATTAG